The following is a genomic window from Longimicrobiales bacterium.
ACCATGAGCGCGACGATGATCAGGTAGCGCGCCAGGATGCGCAGGTTCTGCTGCGCGTCGCCCGAGCGCGCGAATGCCATGACCTGCGTCGTCAGGTACTTCATGCGCTCATCCCGTGCATCGCGGCGCTCCGCCTGTCCGTGCCTGGTGCATCCGCTGGATTCTTCACTCGGTGTATGATGCCTGCGCGGCCGCGCCCTCGCGCGGCAGCCGGATCGTCGCCCGCGCACCGCGCCGGTCCCGCCGGTTCTCCAGCTGCAGCGAGCCGCCGTGCGCTTCCACGATCTGCCGGCTCAATGCGAGACCGATGCCGGAACCGGTGGGCTTGGTCGTGAAGAAGGGTACGAACAGGTTGGCCGTCGCGTCGAGGCCCCTGCCCTCGTCCTCGATGGTAATCACGACGAAACGCGCATCCGAGCGCCACGTCATCGACACGCTGCCGCCCGTCTCGAGCGACGCGTCCGCCGCGTTGCGCAGCAGGTTGATCAGCGCCTGCTCGAGCTGCGCCCGGTCCGCATGGATGACGACGTCGCCGCCGTACGCCGGCGGCCGGACCTGTACCTCCAGGCGCGTTTCCAGCTCCGCAACGCCCTCCACCAGCGACGCGACCTGCATCGGCTTCGGCTTGGGCGCCGGCATCCTGGCCAGGCGCGCGTACTCGGACATCAGCTTCGCAAGCGCCTCCGAGCGGTTCGCAATGACGTCCAGCCCCTCCTCGACGTCCGCGACCCGATCGCTCTGCACCAGCTCCTTCTCGAGAATTCGGCGCACGGACCGCGCGATCGACTGGATCGGCGCGAGCGAGTTGTTGATCTCGTGCGAGAGCACGCGCACGATGCGCTGCCACGCGAGCTTCTCCTCCTCGCGCAGTGCACGCGTCACGTCGCCCAGCACGATGAGCCGGTGCGGCCGCCCGTCCTGCCGGAACTCCGAGCGCCGCATCTCCCAGCGACCGGTCGCGCCCGGGAACGCGTGGTCCAGCGTGCGTGCGGGCGGCCCCTCCAGGTACTCCGCGAGCCCGATGTCCTCCGCGGTCCTGCCGATCAGTGCATCGGGCACCGACCCCACCAGCGACGCGCCCGCGCGGTTCACCAGGCGCAGCTCGTCGTCCGCATCGAACGCGAAGATCGCGACGTCGATCTCGGCCAGCACGCTGGACAGCAGCGCCGTCGCCTCGACTGCCGCGAGCCGTTGCCTGTGCAGCGTTTCCCCCAGCTCGTTCACCTCGCCCATCACGTCGCCCAGCAGGTCGCCGCCGTGCGCGCCCGCACCGCGCAGCGAGTAGTCGCCCTCGCGCAGCGCACCGAGCAGGTTCTGCAGGAGCTGCAGCGGCCGCACCGTGCGCG
Proteins encoded in this region:
- a CDS encoding ATP-binding protein — its product is MTPRSRFRGLEHAVVRNVLLGGLPAVVVALWLLWTHEFSTELRWTLSLFLPAFWIGAAISAYSRTVRPLQLLQNLLGALREGDYSLRGAGAHGGDLLGDVMGEVNELGETLHRQRLAAVEATALLSSVLAEIDVAIFAFDADDELRLVNRAGASLVGSVPDALIGRTAEDIGLAEYLEGPPARTLDHAFPGATGRWEMRRSEFRQDGRPHRLIVLGDVTRALREEEKLAWQRIVRVLSHEINNSLAPIQSIARSVRRILEKELVQSDRVADVEEGLDVIANRSEALAKLMSEYARLARMPAPKPKPMQVASLVEGVAELETRLEVQVRPPAYGGDVVIHADRAQLEQALINLLRNAADASLETGGSVSMTWRSDARFVVITIEDEGRGLDATANLFVPFFTTKPTGSGIGLALSRQIVEAHGGSLQLENRRDRRGARATIRLPREGAAAQASYTE